A region of the Apium graveolens cultivar Ventura chromosome 6, ASM990537v1, whole genome shotgun sequence genome:
AAAACTGAAAATGAAGGTTTCCCAGCCAACCATCTTATAATTTCAGATACGGCTTCCGCATTCTCCCTCATTTCTGTACTGACCTACATATAATTTATTGATGCATATAAGTGGCTACAAATTTAAAAACACGACTTATAAAaataaaagagaaggaaaaataatgtAAACCAACTTTTTGTTCAAACCAATCGGCAAATTGTCGATTGTGCTTTCCCAATAGCCACTGTACACTCTTCTTTTTCCCTCGATAAATCTCTTCCAAATATTTTTTATGCAACCTGAAATTACTTACATCAAATTCGACTAAACTATACCAAATACAACTTTAACAATTATATGTATACTTTTTATGTTTTACTTACATAACATATGGTTCCACTTCTGAATTATTATGAAGAACTGAAAGATGAGCCTCATCTCGTTCTTTTTCTGCAACTGACTTCATAGTCACACCACCGATTGGACCAAAAAAATTTTCTTCATCTTTCGGAAGACCGGTTGTTCTACTACTCCCGCTATAGAACTCACTACAAAATTCTATTGACTCTTCTTTGAGGTAACCTTCAGCTATAGAACCTTCTGGATAGAATCGGTTTCTTACATAACTCTTCAATATTTTATTAAAGCGTTCAAATGGAAACATCCATCTATAAAAAACCGGTCCACATAATCGCAGTTCCCTTACTAGGTGGACCATAAGATGtatcataacatcaaaaaatgacggagggaatatcttctctaactcacacagggtcaatatcacatctgcttgtaatttattcaactttgacacatctacaactttgttgcacagagagttgaagaaaaaacaCAATCTTATGATACTAACCCTAACATTTTTCGGAAGCACTGAACGAATGCAAACAGGTAGTAGTTATTGGAGAAGGATATGGCAGTCATGGGACTTTAAACCATACAACTTCATATCAATCATCGATACACAATTTCTTATATTTGAAGCATGTCCGTATGGAAGTTTCATGTCGTACAATGATGCCAATATTATTTGTTTTTCTTTCCGGGAGAGAGTATAAGGGGCAGGAGGTAGGTATGTTCGTTTCTCACCTACTTCTGGAGCTAAATCAGGCCGTATTCCCATGTCAACCAAATCAAGACGCGAGGCAAGGCTGTCTTTACTCTTGAATTTCATGTATAGAAGTGTCCCAATTATATTATCACACACGTTCTTTTCGACGTGCATGACATCTAAACAATGTCGAACATGGTGAAACTTCCAATACTCTAACTCAAAAACAACTGACTGTTTTTTCCATGGAGACTCCACCTTTTTTGGCTTCCCCCCTTTCCAAAACTGAACCTAAGTTGCTGTTGTTGCCCCAACACTTCCTCTCCGCTAAGTGGTTCAGGTGCACAACCAAATTCTTGTTCTCCATTAAAAGCTGTCCTTTGTCTCCTATACGGATGATAAAGATCTAAATACCGACGATGTCCTTGGTAGCTCATTTTTCTACTACGACTTAGATATTTAGCCACGGTCTGATCACCGCATACTGGACAGGCCCTATAACCCTTATTAACGCACCCCGACAAATTTCCATATCCTGGAAAGTCATTTATTGTCCACATCAAGATTGCCTTTAGAGTGAAAAAGGATTTGGTATGGGCATCGTACACGTTTGGTTCACCTTCCTCCCACAATTTTTTTAAATCGTCGATCAGTGGCTGGAGATATACGTCAATATCATTACCAGGCTCTTGTGGGCCTGAAATTAAtgttgttaacatcataaacttcctcttcatgcataaccatggaggaagattataTGTTACTAACATAACTGGCCAGCAGCTGTACCGATTATTTAATCCATTATTGTGTGGATTTATACCATCGACCGCTAATCCTAAACGTATATTTCTTGCCTCGCTACCAAACTCAGGCCACCTACAATCTACatttctccaagaaggagaaTCAGAGGGGTGACGCATCTTTCCATCTTTGGATCGATTATTTGTATGCCAACTCATTAATTCAGCAGTAGATGAAGATTTAAACATTCTTTTAAATCTGGGGATTATCGGAAAATACCACATAACCTTAGCTGGCACATTTACCCTAACTTGACCATCTTTCCCAACTTTCCAGCGAGAGAGATGGCATTTGGGACACTCGGAAGAAGACTCGAGAATTGGACCCCTGTATAATACGCAGTCATTTGGACAAGCGTGGAATTTAATATACTCGAGGCCTAAATCAGTCAATGTTTTCTTGGCTTCATACATATTAGACGGAAGCAGATTATCTTTAGGAAGAATTGATCCAATTGATTGAAGCAGATCAGTAAAAGCTTTATCGAAAACTCCAAACCTAGCCTTCCAATTATGTAATTTTAAGATCGACTCCAGTTTAGTACACTCACTTCCCTCAAACAGAGGTTGTTCTGCATCGGCAACAAACCTCTTAAAGTTATCTGACTCTTTATCGCAATCTTCCCTACTATAGGCTGCTTCACACACGTTAAATGTTTCTGAAATTGGTATGGGCTTCGAGGGAGGACAAGTACTACCAACAGATGACCTAGTACTATTATCATGGTTTTTtccatgccaaatccaatcagaatatcctaaactaaaccctgattcataaagatgacctctgattatattcacagaaaactttttgaagttagagcagtgtgcacaaggacaaggaattttcttggggtttttagcattttcctcggcaaatatcaagaagttttcaacaccaatttcatactgtagagaatccctatcggcttttatccaagacctatccatttaaaaccacctggtatgtcactaaaaaattcagtataaggcttatatttattttataagcctaatatttattttagaagtctaacttgattttaagtatgacatccacacatagggcagactataaacgacataagaaaactgagaattcatattatacataatgcatattatacattttaatgttatatattttattataatatgatatgaatcgatttgtaatgcattacgtaattcatattatacatttaattatagtactagtactatatattaactagtcattcggtacttaatgtataatcactatataattaaccatagtataatagtcagatcacggatgcagattatcaaattataaatatactattttcaactaaacacttgcatacacaatcactaaattaaccacacacttgcatccaaaattcagaacacgactacatttaaatataacatactaataccaaaatgaattctcctgcacataattgcaaataaaaaaaactgagatttcatataatacataatgcatattatacacaacacatagatcaacataagaaccaactgcatagcacatagacaaaaaacacactatcaaaactaacaaaacaaatcaaatgtATAAGCGTACAAAACAAAGTTGGAGAAGAAAACTCACCGAAGATCGAAAAATCAAACAACACTAATGTCCTGCAAAAACAAATCACAACATTACAAACAAATGAAAAcctaatttacaaaaataaaaaaaataaacaaaaatataaatgtaCAACTAAAAAATCCAGCTTACCTAaagctttaaatctttttctcagattaggtcctgtatacaacaagaagaaaagtattagcaacaagatttgacactaaattaataaaaaaaaataagggtttcaAATTAGAAAAAACtccaatttacaaaattagggttttgaattaaaaaatcctcaacttttaaaactggtCTTCATGCAGAGAAGACCAGTTTGATTCAAGAAGATACAACACTTACCAAAGTAGAGAGGTTAAACGAAAGAGGCTTAACGGAGAGATTTAGAGCGGAGAGaggttcagagagagagagagagagaggttccagagacaggtgagagagagagagagagagagagagagaggttcgagagagagagagaggttcgagagattatgatggtgagatgatggccggagttcagagagattgtgaggggagagaggtgagagagagagagaggggttcgagagagagagacaggtttgagagagagagagaacagttttctgttttttagtttttagttttgattttgtgtctgaagattgatttggggggaaccaaaatttggttaaggggggagaattttgggattgggggAATGTAGAACTAAAAACTGAATGAAATTTCACTAACAGGGGAAGAAATGGTGGGCGCGAATTTTGGttttttttttggtgaattttagacatcggtttaattataaccgatgtctacaaagaacaaagacatcacaaaaacacggggtgatgtcaataatctttttaacatcagtggcaaagttaaccgatgtctaatgtgtgatgtctattgacattattcttgtagtgaaGGATATTGATTGGGATTACATGACTCATAAGTAAGTAAATGATGATACTTGTTATGTGTAAACGAGATGCACTTATTTGATTACTCGGGTTATAGTAAAGTTAACAGAAGTTTGAGTATCAGTATAGAAATGTATGAATTAATTACGAATAAAGGTGATTGTGCACTACTTGACTTCATGTTATCTGACTAAAAGGACAAATCCAACAGTGATCCAAAGATCCAAATTTGGGGCAGATTACTCCAAATTCCAGTCCAACAATGATCCAAatggtgatccaaatttggatcacttggtttaatataaaataatggttttgttatttgtagtttatgagattttaaatcgatgtttgattttttaattacataattaataacataatataattaatagttaacaaaatttatttttaaaataaaacttaaaataatgagaaaacaTACTTTCATTAATATACTCGATTTCAAGAATTTCTGAACCGCCAtagaaaaattaaaaataaggaGACACATATTGTCTTAGAGATGCATTAATTGAGCATTTGTGGGAAGAATATACTAATTCGGAAAATTAGTGTGTATCAATGACATTTTGTATGTTAATTATTGCAATAAATGTGTTTTCATGAATTAAgtgcacaattttaatatttttatgtgtattaattttttttatttaattaatttatgatatgttatataaattgttaataataataaaatgataaatttaagataaaattgcttaatatgatatttatatattattatatataaaaagtAATTTGGATCAAATATTTGGATCACACTATTGGAGTTGGTAAGAAATTTGGATCAGTATTTGGATCAGctggtgatccaaatttggatttttggatCACAACTGTTGGAGATGGCCTAAGTATATGTGTAAGTTGGTCAGTAGGCAAAAATGGTAGTCTAGTTGGACGGTCAGGGAATCGTCAGTCGTGTGATTTAACCCTAACCTCCCTTCTTTCCTAGTTCGCAAACAAATAATAGTAACCCAATAAAGATAAAAAGGAAAAGCAtttgaggcaagtaactctagCCCTCTAATAGTGATAAGATTGTGATTTTGATAAAGACAGATGGTTTAAATGGCAATGTGATCCTTGTTAATGTTACACCTTTGTTTAACCTGATACCTTCTAAAAACTTATAACCTCTTATAGTAACCTAAGACATAACCCATTATTATCACTTGTATTTTGTTAAAAACCTTACCCTATTAATAATTACTTTTCACTCATAACCTTGCATTGATAGTGATTATTGATTGATACCCTTAATTTGATAACCTTCGCTTGATTGTACTTTGTGTTGTTAATGCCTAAGTTAAACTTTGATCAAACCCTAGTTCTCGATTCTCCATATTATTCTTGTTTTATTATTGCACCCCGAATGAAACtaagaatgatttttgacttgaaagagtttGAATGATTTCAAAGGTCGGTAAAGGTTTTAAAATGAAGCTTTAAAAGCACAATGAGTTTCAATATAAAGGCTTTCATTGAAATCCTAAATATTGGAGGCGTAAGCGGCCATATAATAGTGGTCCAGCCAAGTGTATAGAGTTGGAGATTGACTGGTGAGTTATTGAATTCGGAGATGGACTGATATATatattgttggatttttaacgcaacgggggcatggtaaaatacttttacacatataaaatccaaataaaagcatataaatcgtgaataaaaatttgagggatcgaatctaaccttttaaaataattcggagacaacgatcagagatccttagcagttgctcctcaagtgtgaagcactccaccggtatccaccaagaaaacgatgttaaggaggaggaaggaggtggagagaattgggttttccaaactttttgggttttcgggttcgatgtgggttagaataaaattagggtctataatagtgtatttataggcaaaattttgagctgaaattttcccataaatattattattattatcccatttattattctcattaataattaaaacaccttttaattattaatcctttttctaaacactttagaaataattctctctcttgatttaatttccaaaaattaaatcctttaattaataatattaagaacttttcttaattaatttataatcaattaaatctcatttaatcaattattaaatttgccaattatttatttcataaataaataattattagccattattaattaattcctccaccattaaatcattctctttttatggtgtgaccctgtaggttcaatattaagccggtagtagaaataaataataataaaactattttatcattatttatataaattctctaatttattaaatatgattaattaattaatcacatttattctacatcgtgagggatacttctcagcatatcgcgactatccggataatatgaattcactgcttagaataccaagaacctattcagtgaatagttaccatacaataaactccttctaccctataatgtcccaattaaatacaaggcatggatctcgtgtcaagcctatctaattcaatcacttgcttaccatttactatgcgtagttctatgcaaattagaaactcctttctaatttcattcactctggccagagattcctgaactagcataagtggatcagccttgaacattcgcttccttcactggaaggggtagatcctttattgatcatacactatcttcgtgtacaaattcctatacccagaagagcactaataattgtccctggagactaagaactaaaccaaagcatagttcagtgtacacaagatgactatgatgacctcaagtctaaggatacttgtacaactatcactaagcgaacaactactgacacgtgagtgaactccattagttgttcagctgggcgagtcatgttcagtgaacttattctataataagcacctacatactagctatagtgtcaccacacaaatgtctatgagaacagacatccttcataatgaaccaagcatagtatgtatcgatctttgcggattattaattaccagttagtaatcctacgaccaggaactatttaagtttagagttatcatctttttaggtctcactattatgatctcatcataatccataaaaagctttactctaaactatggtatatcttatttaaacacttaaatagatagagcccgtaataaaaacaaaacaagtcttttattaatatcaatgaaatcaaaacatattacataaaagttattcctaaatcctaatacatgattggacttaggacatattcctttcaatctcccacttgtactaaagccaatcactctggtatctaatacccatctcatctttatgacgatcaaagtgactttcaaaaagtagctttgtgagtgggtctgctatgttgttatgtgtgtcaactctatttcaatacaatacaagaaatgttaccgcgctctcactaacccttttgtaaacgcatggttcatcttcgtttttgataaaatcaaactctttgattgtctcatcaaaatgaatgttccatctttcgagaagcctgctttaaactacatatggttcgcagcatcttacacactaggttttcatttccctcggaaagaaaaccatctggctatatgccagatctcatagtcgtagtaagcagcaatcgcaagcaaaatccgaactgattttaacagggctacaggtaaaaagtttcatcaaagtcaatccattgcctttgtttgaattcttttgccacaagcctggccttaaaggtctccacctggccatctgctctaatcattcttttgtatcccgtatacatagatttctttccggatttcatggcactatgccatttctctgagtcaacactactcatagcctcattataggtcacagggtcgtcatcatcaatgatcgacaactcattgtcattctcaatgacaaggccatattacctctcaggttggcgagacactctccctgatctatgaatgggctgttccataaaaggttgttcagtcagaacaggtgtttccacttgatctgtagtactttgtgcttcttgaacttcatcaagttcaattttgctcccactgtttccttcaaggataaactccttttccaagaaggtagcatgtctggagacaaacacccgatgatcggtgtaaaagtaataccctaaagtctctttaggatatcccacaaaactacattttatgaatcgatattccagcttatttgggtcaacttacttgacataagctggacatccccaaatcttaacgtgtttaagactcggtttcctttctttccatatctcatacgaagtttgaggaacagattttggaaggcaccttattcagtaaatatgctgaggtttccaatgcataaccctataggaatactggaagatttgcatagctcatcatggaccgaactatgtctaacaaagttcgatttctcctttcagataccaatctggaggagtccactgggagactataccatttactttgagataatctagaaacactccattaaagtattcaccacctcgatctgatcgaagagttataatactatatttggttgtttctccacttcatacttatattctttgaacttttcaaaggcctcagacttgtgtttcatcaaacacatatccgaatccagatctatcatctatgaaagtaatgaagtataaaaatccacccatggcttgcgtagacattggtccacatacatctgtgtgtaccattcctagcaaatctgcagccctctctccatgtccactaaatggagactgcagtgccacaatgaagtgagattttcatcatcccttttcttttattagtttgttcaatctgaagtaaattatgtcacatttatacagaccattatttaaagtaccacgtccataaagaatattatctctaagaatagaacattcattattctcaataataaatgaaaattcagccaagtctaatatgggaataatattcctcataatcgagggaacaaaataacaattatttcaaacaatagtcttgcctgtaggcatatgtaaatgaaatgattctacatcttcagcagcaactcttgctccatttcccatcaatagagtcacctcctcttcctcaagagtcctacttctccttggtccctgcaacaaattgcagatatgagaaccacaggcggtatctaatacccaagtagaaatgacatattcacttctatcatgaacatacctgaatcagaagcggtagtctcactacccttcttcttcaattctgcaaggtaaaccttgcagttcctcttccagtgccccaccttgttacagtgaaagcaaacaactttgctcttggggtcttcagcttttggtggaaccggcgttttctcacctactttcttcttcttggaagagttcctcttccttttcttaggattggaaccttcaccaattagaagaacagaactcttcttagggggaaaattcgattccgcggtcttcaacatgttgtggagttcaggcaggctgacatccaacttattcatgtgaaagttcacaacaaactgcgagaacgaacttggaagcgatttcaagaccaagtcttggctcagctccccatccatggcaaaaccaagttgtccaagacgttcaatcaaattgatca
Encoded here:
- the LOC141665766 gene encoding uncharacterized protein LOC141665766 — protein: MYEAKKTLTDLGLEYIKFHACPNDCVLYRGPILESSSECPKCHLSRWKVGKDGQVRVNVPAKVMWYFPIIPRFKRMFKSSSTAELMSWHTNNRSKDGKMRHPSDSPSWRNVDCRWPEFGSEARNIRLGLAVDGPQEPGNDIDVYLQPLIDDLKKLWEEGEPNVYDAHTKSFFTLKAILMWTINDFPGYGNLSGCVNKGYRACPVCGDQTVAKYLSRSRKMSYQGHRRYLDLYHPYRRQRTAFNGEQEFGCAPEPLSGEEVLGQQQQLRFSFGKGGSQKRWSLHGKNNVMHVEKNVCDNIIGTLLYMKFKSKDSLASRLDLVDMGIRPDLAPEVGEKRTYLPPAPYTLSRKEKQIILASLYDMKLPYGHASNIRNCVSMIDMKLWMFPFERFNKILKSYVRNRFYPEGSIAEGYLKEESIEFCSEFYSGSSRTTGLPKDEENFFGPIGGVTMKSVAEKERDEAHLSVLHNNSEVEPYVMLHKKYLEEIYRGKKKSVQWLLGKHNRQFADWFEQKVSTEMRENAEAVSEIIRWLAGKPSFSVLTYESYAVEGVRYHTKDRDNARVVQNSGVSLVARTVQVSSAKDMNPIESDLKFYGVIREIWELDYHAFKAPLFLCTWAASDKGVNSDDLGFTLVNCPRCSRIFFGMA